Proteins found in one Oryza glaberrima chromosome 4, OglaRS2, whole genome shotgun sequence genomic segment:
- the LOC127769690 gene encoding receptor-like protein kinase FERONIA — protein sequence MAGSTLFRWLFLLLAIVSLAAADSGSGEAETTVPGQIRLSCGASASATDGDGRAWDGDAVSTFAPSVTGVAADATYQDPSLPSPVPYMTARVFSSSYTYSFPVKPGRVFLRLYFYPSAYGNLGAAAAAADALFGVTAGGITLLRDFNASQTALAVGYAYIVREFSLNVSSGATSLNVTFAPSPRGAPGHGSHHYAFVNGIEVVPTPDMFTTPVPAFANGGCPNPMPLRADTAFQTMYRLNVGGEAITPRDDAGGFYRTWDNDAPYIFGAAFGVTFAKDSNVSVRYNPPSVPKYAAPEGVYATARSMGPNAQINLNYNLTWILPVDAGFYYLLRFHFCEIQYPITKVNQRSFFIYINNQTAQSQMDVIVWSGGIGRAVYTDYLVVTAGSGQMDLRVALHPDLSSRPEYFDAILNGLEVFKLHKYGTHSLAGPNPPIPLKQVISTVDGSRSESRKKSVVCAAVGGVAAGCFLAVLVTFLVAWAVRRRQRKAAAEKPADGLLGPTKGSALYDPVQK from the coding sequence ATGGCAGGATCGACTCTGTTCCGATGGCTCTTCTTACTGCTGGCCATCGTGTCGCTTGCCGCGGCGGAtagcggcagcggcgaagcAGAGACCACCGTCCCCGGACAAATTCGCCTGAGCTGCGGCGCGTCTGCCTCCGCCACCGACGGGGACGGCCGGGCGTGGGACGGTGACGCCGTGTCCACGTTCGCGCCGTCGGTGACCGGCGTCGCGGCCGACGCGACGTACCAGGACCCCTCGCTGCCTTCCCCCGTGCCGTACATGACGGCGCGCGTGTTCAGCTCCAGCTACACCTACTCCTTCCCCGTCAAGCCCGGCCGCGTGTTCCTCCGTCTCTACTTCTACCCGTCCGCCTACGGcaacctcggcgccgccgccgccgccgcggacgcgcTGTTCGGCGTCACCGCGGGCGGCATCACGCTCCTCCGCGACTTCAACGCGTCGCAGACCGCGCTCGCGGTCGGCTACGCGTACATCGTCCGCGAGTTCTCGCTGAACGTCAGCTCCGGCGCCACGAGCCTCAACGTCACCTTCGCCCCCTCGCCGCGTGGCGCCCCCGGCCACGGGTCCCACCACTACGCGTTCGTCAACGGCATCGAGGTCGTGCCCACGCCGGACATGTTCACGACGCCGGTGCCCGCCTTCGCCAACGGCGGGTGCCCGAACCCGATGCCCCTCCGCGCCGACACGGCGTTCCAGACGATGTACCGCCTcaacgtcggcggcgaggccatcACCCCAcgggacgacgccggcggcttCTACCGCACGTGGGACAACGACGCGCCCTACATCTTCGGCGCGGCCTTCGGTGTGACCTTCGCGAAGGACAGCAACGTCAGCGTCCGGTACAACCCGCCGTCGGTGCCGAAGTACGCCGCGCCGGAGGGCGTGTacgcgacggcgaggtcgaTGGGCCCGAACGCGCAGATCAACCTCAACTACAACCTCACCTGGATCCTCCCCGTCGACGCCGGCTTCTACTACCTCCTCAGGTTCCACTTCTGCGAGATCCAGTACCCGATAACGAAGGTGAACCAGAGATCATTCTTCATCTACATCAATAACCAGACGGCGCAGTCTCAGATGGACGTGATAGTGTGGAGCGGAGGGATCGGGAGGGCGGTGTACACGGATTACCTCGTCGTCACGGCGGGCTCCGGCCAGATGGATCTGCGGGTGGCGCTGCACCCGGACCTCAGCTCCAGGCCGGAGTACTTCGACGCCATACTCAACGGCCTCGAGGTGTTCAAGCTCCACAAGTACGGAACCCACAGCCTTGCCGGGCCAAACCCGCCGATCCCGCTGAAGCAGGTAATCAGCACGGTGGACGGAAGCAGATCGGAGTCCAGGAAGAAGAGCGTCgtctgcgccgccgtcggcggtgtGGCCGCCGGTTGCTTCCTTGCGGTGTTGGTTACCTTCCTCGTCGCGTGGGCTGTCCGCAGGAGGCAGAGGAAGGCCGCGGCGGAGAAACCGGCTGATGGGCTTCTTGGCCCAACAAAAGGCTCCGCCCTTTATGACCCGGTCCAAAAATAA
- the LOC127769961 gene encoding E3 ubiquitin-protein ligase ATL4-like encodes MASTLSSPSPPSADPVTGSSDAASSFLPSLLIIAALLAFVLLASVSIHLLLRLLSRSSPPPPPPPPPLPRTRREVHNVEAADASPVRRNGVCEGKKEVVGDEKQRLIESLPLFTMASSLAALPKSSPDCAVCLSPFTLDAELRLLPACRHAFHAACVDAWLRTTPSCPLCRATVTLPHPSISAILAAEQPPPPEPRSRDRSRSFRVEMGSVSNRSASTATGGNARPTYSLGTFDYHIDEEVEAVVSRAAPMTTRSAAAVKEDKPAAEQSPPPPGEAVAEAAGATRGWLREYVERLATSASSLSSFSGRWSSRWSQSYQSHHSHSQEEPWLWDAEAVRMSPPGTEEEETAFMVLYRWIAGV; translated from the coding sequence ATGGCGTCCACTCTctcgtctccgtcgccgccgtctgccgATCCCGTCACCGGATCCTCCGACGCCGCCTCGTCCTTCCTCCCGTCTCTCCTCATCATCGCTGCTCTTCTTGCCTTCGTTCTACTAGCGTCGGTCTCGATCCACCTACTTCTCAGACTTCTGTccaggtcgtcgccgccgccgccgccgccgccgccgccgctcccacggACGCGCCGTGAGGTGCACAACGTCGAGGCGGCGGACGCTTCTCCGGTGCGGCGTAATGGGGTTTGTGAGGGGAAGAAGGAGGTGGTGGGCGACGAGAAGCAGCGGCTGATCGAGTCGCTGCCGCTGTTCACGATGGCGTCGTCGCTGGCGGCGCTCCCCAAGAGCTCACCGGACTGCGCCGTCTGCCTGTCGCCGTTCACGCTGGACGCCGAGCTGCGGCTGCTCCCGGCGTGCCGCCACGCGTTCCACGCCGCCTGCGTCGACGCGTGGCTCCGCACCACCCCGTCCTGCCCGCTCTGCCGCGCCACCGTCACGCTCCCGCACCCCTCGATctccgccatcctcgccgccgagcagccgccgccgccggagccgaggAGCAGGGACCGTTCCAGGAGCTTCCGCGTCGAGATGGGCAGCGTCAGCAACCGCAGCGCGTcgacggccaccggcggcaACGCCCGCCCCACCTACTCGCTCGGCACGTTCGACTACCACATCGACGAGGAGGTCGAGGCCGTCGTCTCCCGCGCCGCGCCCATGACAACCAGGAGCGCCGCCGCAGTCAAGGAAGACAAGCCAGCAGCCGAGCAGTCTCCACCGCCtcccggcgaggcggtggccgaAGCGGCGGGCGCGACGCGCGGCTGGCTGCGGGAGTACGTGGAACGGCTGGCCACCTCCGCGTCATCCCTGTCGTCCTTCTCCGGGCGGTGGAGCTCCCGGTGGAGCCAGAGCTACCAGAGCCACCATAGCCACAGCCAGGAGGAGCCATGGCTGTGGGACGCGGAGGCGGTGAGGATGTCGCCGCCggggacggaggaggaggagacggcgttCATGGTGCTGTACCGGTGGATCGCAGGGGTATAA
- the LOC127769433 gene encoding putative invertase inhibitor — MAFLRALSPLVFTLLLLLAASTSDASILEETCKSLAGNHTAIDYPYCVRFFQASKESATADTHGLAAIAVRITEAAAEGTAKRIAALRSSHKEEKMQECLRISSDLYAYMLAVLGNEAKAAALVDGGAQHAAASPPTPDVARYVADGCEGRFRGNKETLPLVAEYAEFRQSASIALALIEAISPPSDQ; from the coding sequence ATGGCTTTTCTGAGGGCACTCTCTCCTCTCGTCTTCACCCTGCTCCTCCTACTCGCCGCCTCCACATCCGACGCCTCCATCTTGGAGGAAACCTGCAAGTCGCTCGCCGGTAACCACACGGCCATCGACTACCCCTACTGCGTCAGGTTCTTCCAGGCCAGCAAGGAGAGCGCCACCGCCGACACgcacggcctcgccgccatcgccgtgaGGATCACCGAGGCGGCCGCCGAGGGCACCGCCAAGCGCATCGCCGCCCTGCGATCCTCGCACAAGGAGGAGAAGATGCAGGAGTGCCTCCGCATAAGCTCCGACCTGTACGCCTACATGCTGGCCGTTCTCGGCAACGAGGCGAAAGCCGCCGCCctggtggacggcggcgcgcagcatgcggcggcgtcgccgccaacGCCCGACGTCGCGCGGTATGTCGCGGATGGTTGCGAGGGCAGGTTCCGTGGGAACAAGGAGACCCTGCCGCTGGTTGCGGAGTACGCCGAGTTTAGACAGAGTGCGTCCATTGCTCTCGCATTGATAGAGGCGATATCACCACCGAGTGATCAGTGA